From a region of the Daphnia pulicaria isolate SC F1-1A chromosome 1, SC_F0-13Bv2, whole genome shotgun sequence genome:
- the LOC124338262 gene encoding uncharacterized protein LOC124338262 isoform X1, which yields MEDVTVQPRAHLAIGRQWKSRSVLLLPNFSREKPPPVAPGPVIQHDGPVMQLSGKGLLVPGSWKRRYCVLDGRRLYYYQLNGENQGHLHYRDKTSHYVDLDNYDICEEAKGIKTASNVLVISSSEIEKSFFDTGRLYLSAETAKEMNEWISQIRSAMSALRNGPAKAQPPPKSSSKSAAADVSTCSTAEQAAKMNTTETGLENSILLLNPGEHLDCITKQRAKGPTGRRLPRQAKSRLYPASDAVQQQQRSESLPRLEPAVNNDPVNIRSSQLSRGHLNQQHNRSFDTGQHHQNKRAAAYAYSSSEESLNLSFAQQPPDQQQQQDEETVETLCEIPLIHHSTSTPSLVAHPSFGQMVANNHWLNIGSSSSTPRPVTSGKRRSVQPYSCTSTDDPPGLPHQYQLLLQQTAAIKTTLSGLEADFGASRRDMGWLQENLTTVQSATGSVSDKVVKMQSQVANMERQINGAVKEAQQLQQRANDALKSASDAERDFRRLENDCQSLLNQLLRQQQSSNSLADPLCLSPMTPHPPGSLMMMSFQQQQHGADTSGHHFSSQRSSSQLPPLAPVPQLNIPPTFDFAALLTKSMPIGSSAVAAAEPRMKSSFRSEGVNKNGTKSISFGPITTYATSPTTDPDDVIPAATSTLRKTISHSSGPSFVLPVSDFNQNSPHSMMTS from the exons ATGGAAGACGTGACCGTTCAACCGCGCGCTCATCTCGCCATCGGCCGCCAGTGGAAATCGCGTTCCGTTCTGCTTCTGCCCAACTTTTCCAGGGAAAaa cctCCACCCGTGGCTCCGGGACCGGTCATTCAACACGATGGTCCCGTCATGCAGCTGAGCGGCAAAGGACTCCTAGTTCCAGGCTCCTGGAAGCGTCGCTACTGCGTCCTGGACGGCCGTCGTCTCTACTACTATCAGCTCAACggg GAAAATCAGGGTCATCTGCATTACCGTGACAAGACGAGTCACTACGTCGACCTGGACAACTACGACATTTGCGAAGAAGCCAAAGGCATCAAAACCGCTTCAAATGTGTTAGTCATCAGCTCGTCAGAGATCgagaaatcttttttcgaCACG GGGCGGCTGTACCTGTCGGCCGAGACTGCCAAAGAAATGAACGAGTGGATCAGTCAGATCCGGTCGGCCATGTCGGCTCTGCGAAACGGCCCAGCCAAGGCTCAGCCTCCTCCCAAGAGCTCGTCCAagtcggctgctgctgatgtatCGACATGCTCCACTGCTGAG CAGGCGGCCAAGATGAACACGACCGAGACGGGATTAGAAAATTCCATCCTGCTCCTGAATCCCGGCGAACATTTGGATTGCATCACCAAACAAAGGGCCAAGGGACCCACTGGGCGTCGACTGCCGCGCCAGGCCAAATCCCGACTCTATCCGGCGTCGGACGCcgtccagcaacagcagcgcaGCGAGAGCCTCCCGCGGCTAGAGCCGGCGGTCAACAACGATCCCGTCAACATCAG AAGCAGTCAGCTGAGCCGGGGCCATCTCAATCAGCAGCACAATCGCTCCTTTGATACCGGCCAGCATCATCAGAATAAGCGGGCGGCAGCTTACGCCTACAGTTCCAGCGAGGAGAGTTTGAATTTATCGTTCGCCCAGCAGCCGCcggatcagcagcagcaacaagacGAGGAGACGGTGGAGACGTTGTGCGAGATTCCTTTGATCCATCACTCGACCAGCACACCTTCGCTGGTCGCTCATCCGTCATTCGGCCAAATGGTGGCCAACAATCATTGGCTGAATATCGGATCCAGCAGCTCGACTCCACGACCAGTCACTTCCGGCAAGCGCCGCTCCGTTCAGCCTTACAGCTGCACCAGCACCGACGATCCGCCCGGATTGCCACACCAGTACCAGCTCCTGCTCCAGCAGACGGCCGCCATTAAAACGACGCTGTCCGGATTGGAAGCGGATTTCGGAGCGTCGAGACGCGACATGGGCTGGTTGCAGGAGAATCTGACGACCGTTCAAAGCGCCACCGGAAGCGTTTCCGACAAGGTCGTCAAGATGCAGTCGCAGGTGGCCAACATGGAGCGACAGATCAACGGAGCCGTCAAG GAAGCGCAGCAGTTGCAGCAGAGGGCCAATGATGCGCTGAAATCGGCGTCGGATGCCGAACGTGACTTCCGGCGGCTGGAGAACGACTGCCAATCGTTGCTGAATCAGCTACTACGTCAACAGCAGTCATCGAATTCGTTGGCCGATCCACTGTGTCTCAGCCCAATGACTCCTCATCCGCCTGGAagcttgatgatgatgagcttccagcagcagcagcacggagCGGATACGAGCGGTCATCATTTCTCCTCTCAGCGCTCTTCCAGCCAACTCCCGCCGTTGGCACCCGTTCCGCAACTCAACATCCCGCCCACTTTCGATTTCGCTGCCCTGTTGACTAAATCTATGCCGATCGGATCGTCGGcagtggcggcggcggagcCCCGAATGAAATCCTCCTTCCGGAGCGAGGGTGTCAATAAGAACGGAACCAAATCCATTTCGTTCGGTCCGATCACGACGTACGCCACGTCTCCTACAACGGATCCTGATGATGTCATCCCGGCTGCCACCAGCACTCTGAGGAAGACCATCAGTCATAGCAGTGGGCCATCGTTCGTTCTTCCGGTTTCGGACTTTAATCAAAATTCCCCACATTCTATGATGACTTCTTAG
- the LOC124338262 gene encoding uncharacterized protein LOC124338262 isoform X2, which produces MEDVTVQPRAHLAIGRQWKSRSVLLLPNFSREKPPPVAPGPVIQHDGPVMQLSGKGLLVPGSWKRRYCVLDGRRLYYYQLNGENQGHLHYRDKTSHYVDLDNYDICEEAKGIKTASNVLVISSSEIEKSFFDTGRLYLSAETAKEMNEWISQIRSAMSALRNGPAKAQPPPKSSSKSAAADVSTCSTAEAAKMNTTETGLENSILLLNPGEHLDCITKQRAKGPTGRRLPRQAKSRLYPASDAVQQQQRSESLPRLEPAVNNDPVNIRSSQLSRGHLNQQHNRSFDTGQHHQNKRAAAYAYSSSEESLNLSFAQQPPDQQQQQDEETVETLCEIPLIHHSTSTPSLVAHPSFGQMVANNHWLNIGSSSSTPRPVTSGKRRSVQPYSCTSTDDPPGLPHQYQLLLQQTAAIKTTLSGLEADFGASRRDMGWLQENLTTVQSATGSVSDKVVKMQSQVANMERQINGAVKEAQQLQQRANDALKSASDAERDFRRLENDCQSLLNQLLRQQQSSNSLADPLCLSPMTPHPPGSLMMMSFQQQQHGADTSGHHFSSQRSSSQLPPLAPVPQLNIPPTFDFAALLTKSMPIGSSAVAAAEPRMKSSFRSEGVNKNGTKSISFGPITTYATSPTTDPDDVIPAATSTLRKTISHSSGPSFVLPVSDFNQNSPHSMMTS; this is translated from the exons ATGGAAGACGTGACCGTTCAACCGCGCGCTCATCTCGCCATCGGCCGCCAGTGGAAATCGCGTTCCGTTCTGCTTCTGCCCAACTTTTCCAGGGAAAaa cctCCACCCGTGGCTCCGGGACCGGTCATTCAACACGATGGTCCCGTCATGCAGCTGAGCGGCAAAGGACTCCTAGTTCCAGGCTCCTGGAAGCGTCGCTACTGCGTCCTGGACGGCCGTCGTCTCTACTACTATCAGCTCAACggg GAAAATCAGGGTCATCTGCATTACCGTGACAAGACGAGTCACTACGTCGACCTGGACAACTACGACATTTGCGAAGAAGCCAAAGGCATCAAAACCGCTTCAAATGTGTTAGTCATCAGCTCGTCAGAGATCgagaaatcttttttcgaCACG GGGCGGCTGTACCTGTCGGCCGAGACTGCCAAAGAAATGAACGAGTGGATCAGTCAGATCCGGTCGGCCATGTCGGCTCTGCGAAACGGCCCAGCCAAGGCTCAGCCTCCTCCCAAGAGCTCGTCCAagtcggctgctgctgatgtatCGACATGCTCCACTGCTGAG GCGGCCAAGATGAACACGACCGAGACGGGATTAGAAAATTCCATCCTGCTCCTGAATCCCGGCGAACATTTGGATTGCATCACCAAACAAAGGGCCAAGGGACCCACTGGGCGTCGACTGCCGCGCCAGGCCAAATCCCGACTCTATCCGGCGTCGGACGCcgtccagcaacagcagcgcaGCGAGAGCCTCCCGCGGCTAGAGCCGGCGGTCAACAACGATCCCGTCAACATCAG AAGCAGTCAGCTGAGCCGGGGCCATCTCAATCAGCAGCACAATCGCTCCTTTGATACCGGCCAGCATCATCAGAATAAGCGGGCGGCAGCTTACGCCTACAGTTCCAGCGAGGAGAGTTTGAATTTATCGTTCGCCCAGCAGCCGCcggatcagcagcagcaacaagacGAGGAGACGGTGGAGACGTTGTGCGAGATTCCTTTGATCCATCACTCGACCAGCACACCTTCGCTGGTCGCTCATCCGTCATTCGGCCAAATGGTGGCCAACAATCATTGGCTGAATATCGGATCCAGCAGCTCGACTCCACGACCAGTCACTTCCGGCAAGCGCCGCTCCGTTCAGCCTTACAGCTGCACCAGCACCGACGATCCGCCCGGATTGCCACACCAGTACCAGCTCCTGCTCCAGCAGACGGCCGCCATTAAAACGACGCTGTCCGGATTGGAAGCGGATTTCGGAGCGTCGAGACGCGACATGGGCTGGTTGCAGGAGAATCTGACGACCGTTCAAAGCGCCACCGGAAGCGTTTCCGACAAGGTCGTCAAGATGCAGTCGCAGGTGGCCAACATGGAGCGACAGATCAACGGAGCCGTCAAG GAAGCGCAGCAGTTGCAGCAGAGGGCCAATGATGCGCTGAAATCGGCGTCGGATGCCGAACGTGACTTCCGGCGGCTGGAGAACGACTGCCAATCGTTGCTGAATCAGCTACTACGTCAACAGCAGTCATCGAATTCGTTGGCCGATCCACTGTGTCTCAGCCCAATGACTCCTCATCCGCCTGGAagcttgatgatgatgagcttccagcagcagcagcacggagCGGATACGAGCGGTCATCATTTCTCCTCTCAGCGCTCTTCCAGCCAACTCCCGCCGTTGGCACCCGTTCCGCAACTCAACATCCCGCCCACTTTCGATTTCGCTGCCCTGTTGACTAAATCTATGCCGATCGGATCGTCGGcagtggcggcggcggagcCCCGAATGAAATCCTCCTTCCGGAGCGAGGGTGTCAATAAGAACGGAACCAAATCCATTTCGTTCGGTCCGATCACGACGTACGCCACGTCTCCTACAACGGATCCTGATGATGTCATCCCGGCTGCCACCAGCACTCTGAGGAAGACCATCAGTCATAGCAGTGGGCCATCGTTCGTTCTTCCGGTTTCGGACTTTAATCAAAATTCCCCACATTCTATGATGACTTCTTAG
- the LOC124338262 gene encoding uncharacterized protein LOC124338262 isoform X4, translated as MAPQKLLPPPVAPGPVIQHDGPVMQLSGKGLLVPGSWKRRYCVLDGRRLYYYQLNGENQGHLHYRDKTSHYVDLDNYDICEEAKGIKTASNVLVISSSEIEKSFFDTGRLYLSAETAKEMNEWISQIRSAMSALRNGPAKAQPPPKSSSKSAAADVSTCSTAEQAAKMNTTETGLENSILLLNPGEHLDCITKQRAKGPTGRRLPRQAKSRLYPASDAVQQQQRSESLPRLEPAVNNDPVNIRSSQLSRGHLNQQHNRSFDTGQHHQNKRAAAYAYSSSEESLNLSFAQQPPDQQQQQDEETVETLCEIPLIHHSTSTPSLVAHPSFGQMVANNHWLNIGSSSSTPRPVTSGKRRSVQPYSCTSTDDPPGLPHQYQLLLQQTAAIKTTLSGLEADFGASRRDMGWLQENLTTVQSATGSVSDKVVKMQSQVANMERQINGAVKEAQQLQQRANDALKSASDAERDFRRLENDCQSLLNQLLRQQQSSNSLADPLCLSPMTPHPPGSLMMMSFQQQQHGADTSGHHFSSQRSSSQLPPLAPVPQLNIPPTFDFAALLTKSMPIGSSAVAAAEPRMKSSFRSEGVNKNGTKSISFGPITTYATSPTTDPDDVIPAATSTLRKTISHSSGPSFVLPVSDFNQNSPHSMMTS; from the exons cctCCACCCGTGGCTCCGGGACCGGTCATTCAACACGATGGTCCCGTCATGCAGCTGAGCGGCAAAGGACTCCTAGTTCCAGGCTCCTGGAAGCGTCGCTACTGCGTCCTGGACGGCCGTCGTCTCTACTACTATCAGCTCAACggg GAAAATCAGGGTCATCTGCATTACCGTGACAAGACGAGTCACTACGTCGACCTGGACAACTACGACATTTGCGAAGAAGCCAAAGGCATCAAAACCGCTTCAAATGTGTTAGTCATCAGCTCGTCAGAGATCgagaaatcttttttcgaCACG GGGCGGCTGTACCTGTCGGCCGAGACTGCCAAAGAAATGAACGAGTGGATCAGTCAGATCCGGTCGGCCATGTCGGCTCTGCGAAACGGCCCAGCCAAGGCTCAGCCTCCTCCCAAGAGCTCGTCCAagtcggctgctgctgatgtatCGACATGCTCCACTGCTGAG CAGGCGGCCAAGATGAACACGACCGAGACGGGATTAGAAAATTCCATCCTGCTCCTGAATCCCGGCGAACATTTGGATTGCATCACCAAACAAAGGGCCAAGGGACCCACTGGGCGTCGACTGCCGCGCCAGGCCAAATCCCGACTCTATCCGGCGTCGGACGCcgtccagcaacagcagcgcaGCGAGAGCCTCCCGCGGCTAGAGCCGGCGGTCAACAACGATCCCGTCAACATCAG AAGCAGTCAGCTGAGCCGGGGCCATCTCAATCAGCAGCACAATCGCTCCTTTGATACCGGCCAGCATCATCAGAATAAGCGGGCGGCAGCTTACGCCTACAGTTCCAGCGAGGAGAGTTTGAATTTATCGTTCGCCCAGCAGCCGCcggatcagcagcagcaacaagacGAGGAGACGGTGGAGACGTTGTGCGAGATTCCTTTGATCCATCACTCGACCAGCACACCTTCGCTGGTCGCTCATCCGTCATTCGGCCAAATGGTGGCCAACAATCATTGGCTGAATATCGGATCCAGCAGCTCGACTCCACGACCAGTCACTTCCGGCAAGCGCCGCTCCGTTCAGCCTTACAGCTGCACCAGCACCGACGATCCGCCCGGATTGCCACACCAGTACCAGCTCCTGCTCCAGCAGACGGCCGCCATTAAAACGACGCTGTCCGGATTGGAAGCGGATTTCGGAGCGTCGAGACGCGACATGGGCTGGTTGCAGGAGAATCTGACGACCGTTCAAAGCGCCACCGGAAGCGTTTCCGACAAGGTCGTCAAGATGCAGTCGCAGGTGGCCAACATGGAGCGACAGATCAACGGAGCCGTCAAG GAAGCGCAGCAGTTGCAGCAGAGGGCCAATGATGCGCTGAAATCGGCGTCGGATGCCGAACGTGACTTCCGGCGGCTGGAGAACGACTGCCAATCGTTGCTGAATCAGCTACTACGTCAACAGCAGTCATCGAATTCGTTGGCCGATCCACTGTGTCTCAGCCCAATGACTCCTCATCCGCCTGGAagcttgatgatgatgagcttccagcagcagcagcacggagCGGATACGAGCGGTCATCATTTCTCCTCTCAGCGCTCTTCCAGCCAACTCCCGCCGTTGGCACCCGTTCCGCAACTCAACATCCCGCCCACTTTCGATTTCGCTGCCCTGTTGACTAAATCTATGCCGATCGGATCGTCGGcagtggcggcggcggagcCCCGAATGAAATCCTCCTTCCGGAGCGAGGGTGTCAATAAGAACGGAACCAAATCCATTTCGTTCGGTCCGATCACGACGTACGCCACGTCTCCTACAACGGATCCTGATGATGTCATCCCGGCTGCCACCAGCACTCTGAGGAAGACCATCAGTCATAGCAGTGGGCCATCGTTCGTTCTTCCGGTTTCGGACTTTAATCAAAATTCCCCACATTCTATGATGACTTCTTAG
- the LOC124338262 gene encoding uncharacterized protein LOC124338262 isoform X3, which produces MPAVNTLPPPVAPGPVIQHDGPVMQLSGKGLLVPGSWKRRYCVLDGRRLYYYQLNGENQGHLHYRDKTSHYVDLDNYDICEEAKGIKTASNVLVISSSEIEKSFFDTGRLYLSAETAKEMNEWISQIRSAMSALRNGPAKAQPPPKSSSKSAAADVSTCSTAEQAAKMNTTETGLENSILLLNPGEHLDCITKQRAKGPTGRRLPRQAKSRLYPASDAVQQQQRSESLPRLEPAVNNDPVNIRSSQLSRGHLNQQHNRSFDTGQHHQNKRAAAYAYSSSEESLNLSFAQQPPDQQQQQDEETVETLCEIPLIHHSTSTPSLVAHPSFGQMVANNHWLNIGSSSSTPRPVTSGKRRSVQPYSCTSTDDPPGLPHQYQLLLQQTAAIKTTLSGLEADFGASRRDMGWLQENLTTVQSATGSVSDKVVKMQSQVANMERQINGAVKEAQQLQQRANDALKSASDAERDFRRLENDCQSLLNQLLRQQQSSNSLADPLCLSPMTPHPPGSLMMMSFQQQQHGADTSGHHFSSQRSSSQLPPLAPVPQLNIPPTFDFAALLTKSMPIGSSAVAAAEPRMKSSFRSEGVNKNGTKSISFGPITTYATSPTTDPDDVIPAATSTLRKTISHSSGPSFVLPVSDFNQNSPHSMMTS; this is translated from the exons cctCCACCCGTGGCTCCGGGACCGGTCATTCAACACGATGGTCCCGTCATGCAGCTGAGCGGCAAAGGACTCCTAGTTCCAGGCTCCTGGAAGCGTCGCTACTGCGTCCTGGACGGCCGTCGTCTCTACTACTATCAGCTCAACggg GAAAATCAGGGTCATCTGCATTACCGTGACAAGACGAGTCACTACGTCGACCTGGACAACTACGACATTTGCGAAGAAGCCAAAGGCATCAAAACCGCTTCAAATGTGTTAGTCATCAGCTCGTCAGAGATCgagaaatcttttttcgaCACG GGGCGGCTGTACCTGTCGGCCGAGACTGCCAAAGAAATGAACGAGTGGATCAGTCAGATCCGGTCGGCCATGTCGGCTCTGCGAAACGGCCCAGCCAAGGCTCAGCCTCCTCCCAAGAGCTCGTCCAagtcggctgctgctgatgtatCGACATGCTCCACTGCTGAG CAGGCGGCCAAGATGAACACGACCGAGACGGGATTAGAAAATTCCATCCTGCTCCTGAATCCCGGCGAACATTTGGATTGCATCACCAAACAAAGGGCCAAGGGACCCACTGGGCGTCGACTGCCGCGCCAGGCCAAATCCCGACTCTATCCGGCGTCGGACGCcgtccagcaacagcagcgcaGCGAGAGCCTCCCGCGGCTAGAGCCGGCGGTCAACAACGATCCCGTCAACATCAG AAGCAGTCAGCTGAGCCGGGGCCATCTCAATCAGCAGCACAATCGCTCCTTTGATACCGGCCAGCATCATCAGAATAAGCGGGCGGCAGCTTACGCCTACAGTTCCAGCGAGGAGAGTTTGAATTTATCGTTCGCCCAGCAGCCGCcggatcagcagcagcaacaagacGAGGAGACGGTGGAGACGTTGTGCGAGATTCCTTTGATCCATCACTCGACCAGCACACCTTCGCTGGTCGCTCATCCGTCATTCGGCCAAATGGTGGCCAACAATCATTGGCTGAATATCGGATCCAGCAGCTCGACTCCACGACCAGTCACTTCCGGCAAGCGCCGCTCCGTTCAGCCTTACAGCTGCACCAGCACCGACGATCCGCCCGGATTGCCACACCAGTACCAGCTCCTGCTCCAGCAGACGGCCGCCATTAAAACGACGCTGTCCGGATTGGAAGCGGATTTCGGAGCGTCGAGACGCGACATGGGCTGGTTGCAGGAGAATCTGACGACCGTTCAAAGCGCCACCGGAAGCGTTTCCGACAAGGTCGTCAAGATGCAGTCGCAGGTGGCCAACATGGAGCGACAGATCAACGGAGCCGTCAAG GAAGCGCAGCAGTTGCAGCAGAGGGCCAATGATGCGCTGAAATCGGCGTCGGATGCCGAACGTGACTTCCGGCGGCTGGAGAACGACTGCCAATCGTTGCTGAATCAGCTACTACGTCAACAGCAGTCATCGAATTCGTTGGCCGATCCACTGTGTCTCAGCCCAATGACTCCTCATCCGCCTGGAagcttgatgatgatgagcttccagcagcagcagcacggagCGGATACGAGCGGTCATCATTTCTCCTCTCAGCGCTCTTCCAGCCAACTCCCGCCGTTGGCACCCGTTCCGCAACTCAACATCCCGCCCACTTTCGATTTCGCTGCCCTGTTGACTAAATCTATGCCGATCGGATCGTCGGcagtggcggcggcggagcCCCGAATGAAATCCTCCTTCCGGAGCGAGGGTGTCAATAAGAACGGAACCAAATCCATTTCGTTCGGTCCGATCACGACGTACGCCACGTCTCCTACAACGGATCCTGATGATGTCATCCCGGCTGCCACCAGCACTCTGAGGAAGACCATCAGTCATAGCAGTGGGCCATCGTTCGTTCTTCCGGTTTCGGACTTTAATCAAAATTCCCCACATTCTATGATGACTTCTTAG